In Citrus sinensis cultivar Valencia sweet orange chromosome 2, DVS_A1.0, whole genome shotgun sequence, a single genomic region encodes these proteins:
- the LOC102615451 gene encoding uncharacterized protein LOC102615451 encodes MDEFKELELQAFDEHSLKLNKSRFLKRRVQLVVSVSIFSLILCYSAGFPQSSNVCFSTFLFSFFTHTLERKYVFLICNGILALLAKTSLVSCSTSTPASAYVAGDDGDDSQRLSASDLLREVEASVDVNNELPPAANGALVAEQEQEESELFAEEVIQEKQKEQVQVTEGTQVSMPEDEEPVVPEEGAKAQAVYEPTTDELNKKIEEFIRKMKEEIRIEAQQQLIAV; translated from the coding sequence ATGGATGAATTCAAGGAGTTGGAGCTTCAAGCTTTTGACGAGCACAGCCTGAAGTTGAACAAGAGCCGCTTCCTTAAAAGGCGTGTGCAACTTGTTGTCTCAGTCTCCATATTTTCTCTGATTCTTTGCTACTCCGCAGGCTTTCCTCAATCCTCCAATGTCTGTTTCTCCACGTTCCTTTTCTCATTCTTCACCCACACTCTCGAGAGGAAGTACGTGTTCCTCATTTGCAATGGAATCCTTGCTCTTCTTGCGAAAACCAGCTTGGTCTCTTGCAGCACTTCGACACCAGCGTCGGCTTACGTCGCTGGTGATGATGGTGACGATTCTCAGCGTCTTTCGGCTTCCGATTTATTGCGAGAGGTGGAAGCATCCGTTGATGTTAATAACGAACTTCCTCCCGCGGCAAATGGTGCACTTGTAGCtgaacaagaacaagaagaaagcGAATTGTTTGCAGAAGAAGTAATAcaagagaaacaaaaagaacaaGTCCAAGTCACAGAAGGCACTCAAGTTTCGATGCCAGAAGATGAAGAACCTGTGGTACCAGAAGAAGGGGCAAAAGCACAAGCAGTATATGAACCAACTACGGATGAgttaaacaagaaaattgaagAGTTTATAAGGAAAATGAAGGAAGAAATCAGGATTGAAGCTCAACAACAGCTTATTGCagtataa